The Microvirga lotononidis nucleotide sequence CCGAACAGTCGCTCCGCGGATTGGGTCTCGGCCGTCCCCCATGGTGTCGGGATGCCTGCCCTGAAGTACTCCTTCAACCGTTCGAACTCGGCATCGGATCCGATGCCCATGGCAGGCCTGAGCCGCTCCCACGCGGCGTCATCGGTCTTGAGGATCTGGTTCGCGCCGGATACGGCGCGGAAGAACCCTGCCACCTGCTCCGGTTTGGTGCTCAAGAGCGCCTCACGCCAGACGAACCCGACCAGTGGAGGCGAAGGTGTCACTCCCAACTCTGTCAGGACATCGATCATGTCGACCAGGGGATGATAACCTGCTGCATCGAGACGGGCCGCGAAATTCCAGAACGTCAGCACGCCATCGAGGCGTCCGAGCCTCAGTTGCTCGGACAAAAGCGGCGGAGCGCCATAGACCGGCTCGGCGCTATCCGCGAGATCGGCATGGAGTTTGTTCCGGGAGTAGGCCCGCAGCAGGAGCCAGCTCTTGTCGAGCGCGCTGCCGGCCACCCCGAGGCGCTTTCCCTTGAGGTCCGCGAGAGACGCGATCCCCTTGTCCCTGGGCACCATCAGCGCGCCCAAGGCGTTCGAGTACGGCCGGAAACGGAGGCCGTCGCCCTCGGCACGCTGGCGCATCGCCCAGAGCCAGTCGCTGACGATCATGTCGACGGAGCCGGCCTGGAGAGCAACTGTCAAAGCCTGATTGGAGGCGAGCTCAAGTCGCTCGATCCTCACCCCTTCCCTGGTGTCGATCTTGTTCGCGGCAATGGTGTCGAGGAGCCAGTTAACGGTCCCGAACTTGAGCGAACCGACCTTGAGGGGTTCCGAGGTCTGAGCCATTCCGTGCCGCGCCAACGGCATGACAGCCATCGTGGCAAAGCCTCCAAGGAGCACACGCCGAAGTGGATCCATCGGAATCTCCGAGCCTCAAACGGCGTGCCTGACCACATCATCGGAGACGATCATCTGGATGGCGGCCAGAGCAAGCGACGAGAGCCTCGAAGACTACGCCGAGCGGGGCAGCATCTCAAGATCAATGCTCACGCCGAAACCTGTCCTTGCGGGTATGAGCGCCTATTTGACGTCGACAGGACGGGGATGCTGAAATCCCTCGCTCGAGGGACCGAAATGTTCCTCACTGGACCAGAAACGGGTTTGATGATGCAGCCCGCACTCCGTATCAATGGCGTGAGCCACACCTTTGGCACACGGACCGCGCTCGATCGCGTGAGCCTGACGGTACCTGCCGGCTCGTTCACCGCCCTGCTGGGCTTGAACGGCGCCGGCAAGACGACCCTTTTCTCGCTCGTGACACGCCTCTACGACAGCACGTCCGGTCAGATCGAGGTTTTCGGCTTCGACGTCCGGCGGGAGGCACCCGCAGCCCTGTCCCGGCTCGGGATCGTGTTTCAAGCGCGTACCCTCGACCTCGACCTGACCGTCCGACAGAGCTTGCTCTACCACGCCGCGTTGCACGGCATTGGTCGGAGACAAGCAGGCGTGCGGGCTGCCGAAGTCCTGGAGAAGTTCACGCTTGTCGACCGCATCGACGACAAGGTCCGCAACCTCTCCGGCGGGCAGATGCGTCGGCTTGAGATCGCCCGCGCGCTGATCCACAATCCGGCGCTCCTCCTTCTCGACGAGCCGACGGTTGGCCTTGACGTCGAAGCGCGCCAGGATCTCATCGGGGAGGTGCGACGCCTCGTGGCCGAAGGACGGGGCATACTCTGGGCGACACATTTGCTGGACGAGATCCAGATGTCCGACCGCCTCGTCGTGCTCCACAAGGGGCGCGTCCTCTCAGAAGGATCCGTGCAGGAGGTGCTGGCCCAGGCAGGCAGCCCCGATCTGCAAGTGGCCTTCATCAGCCTCGTTAACGCCTCCGGAACGAAAGCTGCCGGGCAGGAGGCCGCCGAATGACTGGCCGGGAAAGGACAAGCGCACTTTCACCGAGCGGCTACGCAACCTGCTTCGCCGGGATTGTGTGGCGGGAGGCCCTGAGGTTCTTCAGCCAGAGAGGGCGCTTCCTCTCGGCGCTGGTCCGGCCTCTCGTCTGGCTGTTCATTTTCGCGGCCGGACTTCGGTCGGTGCTCGGCGTCTCGATCATCCCGCCTTACGAGACATACGTGCTGTATGAGGTCTACGTAACGCCCGGCCTCGTCGCGATGATCCAGCTCTTCAACGGGCTGCAATCCTCGCTTTCGATGGTCTATGACCGCGAGGTCGGCGCCATGCGGATCCTACTGGTCAGCCCCTATCCGCGCTGGTTCCTACTCCTCTCGAAGCTCGCTGCCGGCGTCTTCACCTCCATTCTGCAAGTCTATGCCTTCCTCTTCGTCGCGTATCTGTGGGAGGTCGAGGCTCCCGTCATGGGATATTTTACGCTCTTGCCGACCCTGGTGGTGACTGGCCTGATGCTGGGAGCCATGGGGCTCCTTCTCTCCTCCCTTTTCCGGCAGCTCGAGAACTTCGCCAGCGTCATGAACTTCGTGATATTCCCAATGTTCTTCGCCTCCTCGGCGCTCTACCCGCTTTGGCGCATCCAGGAGTCGAGCCCGCTCCTCTACGAGCTGTGCCGGCTCAACCCATTCACTTATGCGGTTGAGGCGATCCGCTTCGCGCTTTACGGGCAATTCGACATGACCTCATTGGCGATCGTCACGGGTGTCGCCGTTGCCTTCCTCATCATGTCGCTGTTTGCGTATAATCCTTCCAAAGGCCTCATAGCCCGGCGCGGGGCGCCGGCCATGGCCGACTAGGTGCTGGAGGAGCCCATGCCCTTTCGCTGGAGTGGCGGAGCTGGTCTCGTCATCGTCGGCATGCTATCCGTGGAAACGGCGGTGGCAGCCGAAGCCGACTGGCCGTGTGTGCAGCGTCGTGTCGTGGACCTGAGTGTCGCCCAGGTGTGGGCCGGTCCGGAGGTCGATCCACAGTCGAGCCATTGGCGTGACGATCAGGACGTCGCTTCCCTGGCCCGGTCCCTTGCGTCACGTCGGACGAGACTCGACCAGGCGAGCGCTATGATCGAGCACTTCAGCAGTGCCGCTGGACCGGCGAAGGATGCAAGGCTCACGTTGCTCTTCGCCGGGGTCTTCGAACTCATCAACACCGAGAGGAGGCGCATCATCAACGGCATCGAGCGGTATGCCCGCAAGCAGAAGTCGCTGGCCGACCAGATCAGCGAGACAAGCCGCATCCTCAGTCAGGACAGCAGTCCCCCCACGGAGCGAACGGCCCTCGAGCAGAAGCTCCAATGGGACACGAGGATCTACGATGACCGCAACCAGGCCCTGACCTATGTCTGCGACAGCCCAGTCATTCTGGAACAGCGGGTCTATTCCCTTTCGCAGGAAATCTCAAGCCATCTCAACTGACCATGGGCGTGAGCATCGGACCCGAAAGTGGACCCGCTTTTAGGATCGATTCCGATGCTCCCCGCTTGGACGAGCCCACCGTTCGATGCGGAAAACCGAACCGACTTTTCGCTGACGCGGCCCTCCGGCCCGCACGATGCGCTAGGGACTGGCGATAGGTTTGTCCTGCTCATCGAGCAAAGGCACTCCGTATTGCAGGAGAATGGACTGGATCTCCGCCCGATGGGCGTCGAGAAAATCGTTGAGGCGATGCTTCCATTCGGTCTCACCGTGCCGCAGGCCGAGCGTGATTCTGTATGTCATCGGAACTGACTTGGCCTCGTTCAGGAGAGGGGCGACTGCGAGGGGCATGCCGGACTTCCTGACATAGTACCCCGCGATCGGCCCCCATAGGATTCCTGCGTCGATCTCGCCTGCCTTGATGTCACGGAGCATTTCCTCGGCCGGTGACTCGTAGCGACGGTCTACCATCAGGGCGTAGGGGCGCGCATGCGCCATCAGCCCGTTCGTCGCCATGATCGTGGCCGGAGGAGCTCCCGCGACGATGCCGAGGCGCTTGTCCTTGAGGCGGTCATCGTTCAGCGACGCGACGCCGTCCAAGCTTCCGCCCTTCGGATAGATCAATGACCAGGCGGACTTGTAGTACGGATTGGTGTTCTGGATGACCTCGCCCGCAGCCACGTAGCCCATCACGAGATCGCAGCGCTTGGCGCCCAGGGTGTTACGCACGAAGCCCGTCACCTGCGGAAACCATGTGTATTCGAGCGGAAGCCTGAGGTCGGCGGCGAGAAGCTCGGCAATCTTGTTTTCGAACCCCTCGCCGGCCTCGTTCGAGAAGGGCATGTTGGCCGGATCCGCGCAAACGCGCAAAGCCGTCCTCGACACGAGATCCGCCGGCTGTGCGGCAGCCGGGCTCAACGTTGTGAGGAAAGCAGCCAGCGAGATGCCGGCTGCCGCGATCAGATCAGCCGCCGCGTCCGAGACATGAATCTTCATTTTGGGTCGCCTGTTTGGGTTTGTCTTCCCGCTTCGCCGGGCGTCCACGAGGGACGGCATCGTCCGCCCGCGCTTTCAGGTAGATGTAGAGGTCGTCGATGTAGCACATGACATTCACGTTCTGGGCGAATGACGGCATGACTTGGTTCTCTGCGACGCCGACCTTCTGGCGTCCATTGACCACTACGTCCATGAACTGCTCGTAGGTCATGGTCTTGAGCGAGTGCGCCAGTGCCGGCGCATAGCTGCTTCCTTGCCCATCCGGGCCATGGCAGGTGTGGCAATCGGCATGATAGCGCCGGTAGCCGCTGTAGGTATACCAGTCCACGGTGCCGTCCGACCCCACATTATAGGTCGGCGTGCCTTCGGCGGTCATGTACTTGCCATCCTCACCCTTCTTTGCCGTCTCCTCGGAGTGAAGAGTGAGTGGTGAGAACATGGTCATCGTCGTCACGGCAAAAGCTGCAACCCTGCCCCACCTACAGTTCTTTGCCATCTTTCAATCCCTCTCACGTCAGCCTTCGGGTTCGTCCAGCGGCGTTTTGAGCTGAGAACGCCTAGCATCGACCCGCGATGCTAGGCGCCTCATTCTCAGCCGAGCTCTCTGGCTTCATTGCGCCGGCAATGCGAACACCGTGAGCGTGCCGCCGAGCGTGGTGTAGTTGGAAAGCGCCGCATAGCCACCGACCGCGCCGAGGCCGGCCGTTTCGATGGCCCGGTTGCCCTTCTCCTCGCGGCCGGGATTGACGGCGGTCTGCCAAGCTCCGGCCCCCTGCTCGCCCATCAGGCCAGCGGCGAGACCGATGCCGGCCCATCCACCGACGCCGGAGAGGACGGCAACATACTGCCTTCCGTTGTGCTCATAGGTCGTCACGTTGCCGATGATGCCGGACGGGGTCTTGAACTTGTAGAGTTCCTTGCCCGTCTGGGCATCGACGGCCTTCAGGTAGCCTTCGAGCGTACCGTAGAAGACCACATCCCCTGATGTCGCCAGGGCACCTGACCAGACCGAGAACGGCTCCTTGTTCGACCAAGCGATCTTTCCCGTCCTGGCATCCCACGCGATGAAGTTCCCCATGTTAGTCTCGCCCTGAGGCGGGAACATGGACAGGATCGCGCCAACATAGGGCTGACCTGCCGTGTAGTTCACCCGGAACGGCTCGTAGTCCATGCAGACGTGATTGGTTGGGACGTAGAAAAGACCCGTCCGCGGCGAGAACGCCGCCGGCTGCTGGTCCTTCGAGCCGAGCGCGGCAGG carries:
- a CDS encoding ABC transporter permease yields the protein MTGRERTSALSPSGYATCFAGIVWREALRFFSQRGRFLSALVRPLVWLFIFAAGLRSVLGVSIIPPYETYVLYEVYVTPGLVAMIQLFNGLQSSLSMVYDREVGAMRILLVSPYPRWFLLLSKLAAGVFTSILQVYAFLFVAYLWEVEAPVMGYFTLLPTLVVTGLMLGAMGLLLSSLFRQLENFASVMNFVIFPMFFASSALYPLWRIQESSPLLYELCRLNPFTYAVEAIRFALYGQFDMTSLAIVTGVAVAFLIMSLFAYNPSKGLIARRGAPAMAD
- a CDS encoding ABC transporter substrate-binding protein — encoded protein: MAVMPLARHGMAQTSEPLKVGSLKFGTVNWLLDTIAANKIDTREGVRIERLELASNQALTVALQAGSVDMIVSDWLWAMRQRAEGDGLRFRPYSNALGALMVPRDKGIASLADLKGKRLGVAGSALDKSWLLLRAYSRNKLHADLADSAEPVYGAPPLLSEQLRLGRLDGVLTFWNFAARLDAAGYHPLVDMIDVLTELGVTPSPPLVGFVWREALLSTKPEQVAGFFRAVSGANQILKTDDAAWERLRPAMGIGSDAEFERLKEYFRAGIPTPWGTAETQSAERLFGILSELGGPELVGPRTRFDSSLFWVPKA
- a CDS encoding substrate-binding domain-containing protein produces the protein MKIHVSDAAADLIAAAGISLAAFLTTLSPAAAQPADLVSRTALRVCADPANMPFSNEAGEGFENKIAELLAADLRLPLEYTWFPQVTGFVRNTLGAKRCDLVMGYVAAGEVIQNTNPYYKSAWSLIYPKGGSLDGVASLNDDRLKDKRLGIVAGAPPATIMATNGLMAHARPYALMVDRRYESPAEEMLRDIKAGEIDAGILWGPIAGYYVRKSGMPLAVAPLLNEAKSVPMTYRITLGLRHGETEWKHRLNDFLDAHRAEIQSILLQYGVPLLDEQDKPIASP
- a CDS encoding c-type cytochrome, methanol metabolism-related, coding for MFSPLTLHSEETAKKGEDGKYMTAEGTPTYNVGSDGTVDWYTYSGYRRYHADCHTCHGPDGQGSSYAPALAHSLKTMTYEQFMDVVVNGRQKVGVAENQVMPSFAQNVNVMCYIDDLYIYLKARADDAVPRGRPAKREDKPKQATQNEDSCLGRGG
- a CDS encoding ABC transporter ATP-binding protein, translating into MMQPALRINGVSHTFGTRTALDRVSLTVPAGSFTALLGLNGAGKTTLFSLVTRLYDSTSGQIEVFGFDVRREAPAALSRLGIVFQARTLDLDLTVRQSLLYHAALHGIGRRQAGVRAAEVLEKFTLVDRIDDKVRNLSGGQMRRLEIARALIHNPALLLLDEPTVGLDVEARQDLIGEVRRLVAEGRGILWATHLLDEIQMSDRLVVLHKGRVLSEGSVQEVLAQAGSPDLQVAFISLVNASGTKAAGQEAAE